The genomic region GTAGGGCTGCACAATAgtttaaattaaagaaaaaaaaggatagaACAAAAATATATTGTAATAGGGAGTGTTAAATgaaccttttttccttctcacttcATCTCTGGAGAGTGTGCTAGGTTCCTTTTTAGCTATTTTCCTTTCAGGAGTAGAAATCCTGCCTCTCCCAGTTTTAAaaggtttctcttttttatgCTTATCGAGAGATGATCTTCGCaattctctctctgccttctcctctttAGGAACAGGCTCTAACTGTTCAGTCATGATGCTCCTATCATCATCTGTAGGATCAGAGCAAATTATAACAACAAGAGATTAGTAAGGGATGTTAACAAAcactgctgtggagcagggaaaagaaatatttgaggACAGAGCAGATGGAGCAATCAAGAACAGGCAGGTTACcttagtggttttttttctgagacaTGCTGAGATTACTGTTAGGACTATaataattctgctttttttttctttctctctttttttttttttttgatcattaggatttggaagcaaaaaaaacTATTGGACAGACGAAACAGAAAGGATAATGCACACCTTGAGTATCTGCCCAGAGACTGTCTGTGTCCATGATGGAGTCGTCGATGGTCGTTTCGTCCTTGTAATCGTCGCACGTCTCCGTCTTGTAGTCGGTGAGCAGGATTTCTTCTCTCTGGGGTGAAGCAGGAGCTTCTGGGGAGCCCTCCTTCGGCTCAGCTTGAATGTCAgccacctcctccacctccagctcctcttcgGCCTGGGAGTCCCCAGTTTCGACGTCTTCGGGCTGCGTGGCGGCAAAGCGCACACTGTGCGAGGCAGACTCGCCCTCATCCACCGTTGTCTGTACCACTGTGATGAAGTCATCCTCTACGGTCACCACCGATTCGATAACGCCCTTCAGCTCAGGCACTGATTCTGGGCTGCCTTTGGCCAGcacctcttcagcagcagctctcccagagTCTCTTTCTTGGGGCACTTCCGATACGAAGCGCTGTTtatcctcttctttttcttcttgccctCCTTcgacctcctcttcctcctgtccttCCCCTGTTGCGGTCCCAGCCGAGCCTTcgcagggcagcagctgttgGATGTCTGTGGGTTGCACAGCTCTATCAGGAATCTTTTCAGttccttctgcaggctgtggtATGCTCTCCATCTGAATCTCAGCAGGCTCTTCCTGGAGAGGCTCAGCTTTTGGCAGGAGCTCCGCAGAAGGCTCCTTTGCTGCTAGCTGCGTAACCAactcttcccctggcacaggagGTTTTGGAGGTTCTGCTTTGATATCCTCTGGTTTCAAGGATTCTCCATTCAAGCCTTCCTGGGTCTGGTCATGCTCTCCACTCGATTCATAAGACTCCTCCTTATCAACTGCTTCTTGATGAACCAGATCAGGCTTGGTTACTTTCTccttaatttctgtttctgacagcttggtgccatctttCGCGTAACTCGGCTCGGTCTTGGAAAGCACGTCTGCATCCTTTGCTTCCCTGGCCAGGATGGTCTGATCTTTCTGCTGAGTGTCTTTGGGTTCAGGCTCTGCTCTTTTAACAGAGGCTTTGTCCTTCCctgaaggaagagaaacaaCCTCGCTGATTTTAGCCTCTAACTGACTCTGGTATTCCTGGTCAGCTCTCCTCGCGGCCACCTCCATATCGTGCTTTATAGCATTGTAATCTGGTTTAATTACAGCTTCTACCTCAGCTATTTCAGGAAGGATACTGAgagccttttcctccttctccatcagcagagaaacagcatCCTTTCCTATTGCTAGCTCTGAAGCTTGTATCCTGCCATACATGGCATCATCAGCTACACGAACTTTGTCAGCCACGCTTTCTTCTTTCAGTTCTAAGATCGCCTCAGGTCTGGGCTTCTCTGTCTCTGCACCCGTAAAGGGAAAGACCTGTTTAGGGTCAAGGTGCTCTTCACTTTTCTCTAGCACAGtctgcagcttctcttttttctcctgctcaAAGTCCCTCGCCAGGAGGGACTCGACAGCAGCAGGCTGACCCAAGTCTTTTGCACCGAGGAATTCTTTGGATTTCTCAGCTGCGGCCAGCTTCACTTCTATCAAAGACAGGTCTGGGGCGAGGCCACGTCTCAGTTTTTCATCCGTGCCTTCGTAAAAGGGGCAGGTTTCACTGGTTAGATTCTCACTGTCCTGaactggagaaggcagggggaCTGTGTACTTGTTGAAAACGCAGTAGCCCAAGTCCTCCAGCTGGCTTTCAGCCTTGAGCGTGACGTGGTTTTCGTCCGTCACGGGTGGCGGCGGGGCTGCGCTGCTCTCTTccgcagcagcctcagcaggaaCTGATTTCTTCTGTGCCACCTCAGTGTCTGCGCTCACAGAGGCCAGTCTGGATCTCGTCCCTGCCAAGTCCAACATTTCAGGCAGGTCAGGAGCCAAGGCAGCCCCATTTTTGTAATAATCTTTGGCCAGGAAAGGCGACTCGGCCGAGGGCTCCGGCTGgaccttttcttctgctgttggtttttcttcttccatgtgCTCATCTTCCTCTCTGCTATCGATAGGGAAGCAGGGAGCCTTCTCCAGTGCCGGTGTGGTTGCTGGCAAGTAGTCATCCCCTTCATCCATACTGCCACTGGTGTTAGTGAGGATATCTGAAGCGAGGGGAGAAAGATCATGCGCACGTCCAAAGCTAAACCCCAGAGCTATTGAATCCAGGCAGGACATAGGCAAATTAATAGACATACTTCTCTGTTCAATGGCAGACCTGCCCCCGAGCCCCAGGCTCCTGCTCAGGGTCAGGTCATCTTTATTTTTACTGTGGAGTTCTCTCTTATCCCCATAGACTTTGGGGTCAATGGTGAACATCCTTTCTGTGGGGGAGCTGGGTTCCTCGGATTTGTCTGACCCAAAGCTCTGTGCCAGGGTACTGTAGCCCAGCTCATGAGCAGgcacaccctgctgctgctgctgtagttctgcctgcagctcttcctcctcttcctctttgtcTTCAGGAATGAGGCGGTTGGTCCGGTAAGGCTCGTAGACACTCTCCTTAGTGTCACTCAGCTCATAGTAATCGCTGCCTTGTTTCAGAGCCTCTGCTTTGAAGGCTTCCTCTTTCAGAGCAGAGGTTTCAAAATACTTGGACATTCCTGATtgatcctcctcttctttcaCTCGGTAGGGAGCCAAAGCGCTCGTCTGATCCTCCTTGGAATCCTTCTTAACATCCTTCTCTTGAGCAGCTTCTAGAGTAGGAGTCTTGTCCGTGGCTAAGCTTGGTGCCTCAAggcctttctctgcttttctggctAGCTGAGAGCTTTGAAGGTGCTCTGCTGTTTGCTCAAGGATCAGTTCATGGCTTAACTTGGCTGGGGGCAGCTGTGTGCTTGGCTGCACTTCCTTTTTCATGTCTAGTGTTTCTGGGAGTCCACTTTGGtccatttctttttcagccTTGAGGCCATCAGGTGACTTTTTGGCTTGGCTATCCTTTGGAAAGTCTGTTTGGCCCAGGGTAAGCGCCTTGGCTTCGGGTTTTGTGGTGAATTTACCATCATCTAATATTCGAGCCTCCCCTTTATCATAGAAGTCATACCTCTCTTCTTCATCACTCTCATCCTTGGTCAtgtccttttcctccccccatgCAGGCATTTTTGGGGTGCTTGGGGTTTTCAGGCCGTCGAACATTACCGTTGCAGAGAGGTCTTGCAGAGCGAGGGTCCTGCCTTTGTGGACCTGTTCATCCTCAGTCAGATCTTTGGCAAACAGTTGGTCAGGGgcttcctgttttgttttgaaactgtctttgaGTGGAAGGTCCTGGGGGAGAGCAGGAGATGGGCTTGAAGGAAGTTCACCTCTGGCTGCTTCTGCCTTAGGTTCCGATAGCAGTGGAAAACTTTCAGGGTGGCTGAGGGCAAAGCCTTGGCCGCCTTTAATAGATGTAACTTGGTTTGCTGATGAGGGCGCATCTGCagtcctttcttccttccctttggGCAGTTCAGAtgacagctcctttagctctggAGAAGCAGGAGGCTTGGCAGCAGGTTCTGCAAAACCACCTTCACCTTTCTTTAGCAGATCAGTTTCCGAGATCCATTCTGAGAGAGGTGAAGGcattttctctttgtctttgCTCTGTGAATCCTTTTTATCTAGAGCCTCTGTTTTTGCTGGTTGTGGAACTAAGGCATCATATTTAGGTTGCTCACCAGTCTTACTCTCTTTCCCAGATTCAGGCTGCTTTGTGTCTAAGGGTTCTGTTGCCAAAGGGCGTGAGCCCTCCTGGACACGGAATTCCATCTTCGTGGCTGCAAGCAAACCTGAAgtagtttgtttgggttggacaaCAAAATTATTTACATCACTTACAGGCAGGCAGTCAGGTAGCTCACAACAGCATCTTGCTATGAAtgatggaaaggagaaggggagcaaaacaaaacaaaacaaaaaaagaagatgcaAACCATGCAGCAAGGCCATCCACCTAGAGATCTGCTTTGAGGTGTTTAAACAGGAGGTTCCCTCAGGGTTTCTACTGAACAGGTGGAGCTGTGCACACAGAGATCTCTGACCACTGAAAGGAGGTGATTTCACCTGAGTCCTTCATGCTTTGTACACAACAGCAACCCCACAAGTGCCTCTCACTTCACTGGAAAGCTCTGCTGGACCCTGCAGCTTATTATTAGTTTCTCATTAGTACAGTCTGCAAGGTGAAGCCCAATCAGTtgtgcctgtgtgtgctgctgaCCTTTAAAACATCCACACTTCTGCATCCCCCTGTAGCttttaggtgtttttttttcttccatatgTTGACCTAAACTAAAGCAATGATGCACGTAAAAGCCTTTTGCAAGTGTCAGAAGAGGATAGGCTTTTAACTCTATATCAACTTTGGACATTCACTCTCTGGCAACTGACAGAAATCTCACAGCATGTGGAGATCAGCAGCAGAGCTATGAACAGTTCCAGAGCTTGAAGgtttgcttttcaaaacaaCTAAGCCATCTCAGCTGTAACTGAAGTTGAAGAACATTTAGCATCTTCAAATGGCTGTAGATCAGGCCCTGATTAAGGTCATTTGAAActaaaaatgctgcttttacaGTCAGCCACTGCAGATTTTAGGGAGTAATAgctttttaatttgatttcccctcccccctgcaTGTTCTATTAATCGTTAAAAGCTTGTTCTTTGTAAATACCCCAGGGACTACAATGATTCCTGTGGTATGGGAGTCTTACTATCATGCAAAATCTGGGGGGAGATGCTGCAGttatctgttaaaaaaaaaaaaaagtcaaggtctgtgaagttttttttcctaaaggttGTTGCAACAAGCACTGGGCCAACTCTGAAACTCCTCAGATCTGCTTTAAAATCCTTGGAGCTGTGAATCTGACTCTTTTAGAACAGTTGATACCAAAGCATTGGTTGCTCTTTAAACACTTGCAAACCTTTACAtgtcatagaataatagaattgtcagggttggaaggcacctcaaggctcatccagttgcaacccccctgccatggacagggacacctcacactacagcaggttgcacacagccacatccagcctggctgcaaaaacctccaggcaggaggcttccacctgTGCCAGTGGCACATgtggcaacctgtgccagtctctcactaccctcatggggaagaacttcttcctaacatccaatctcaatctccccattttgAGTCATGCtccagaaaaaaaggcagctctcACTTTAAGCTCTACAGGCATTAAAAGCagagctctccagcagcagtcagtttgctcccttttgtttttccatttgggGACTTCCTTGCAAACCCTGTGAGTATAAAACCCACTGAGCTGATGTCACTCTTGATCCACAGAGATTTAAGCAGCTAGATATCGACTCTCTACCTATCCTACTGTGTCTCTCACCACGCTGCAACTGAATGATCCCAGTGGCATCCAAATATATTCTGAGTGCCAAATGGATGTAGCACTCTTGAGCTGGGCCATCCAGAACACCAGCAACTTTCCAGCCAGGCAGTGACTGGGCACATCACTGCTCCACTCAACATGTCTTTGTTGCACTGGCTGGAGAGAAACACCATTCAAAGGCAAATCCTGAAGCCTGGTTTCTTGTGTGCTGAAAGCCAACTGATGGCAGgcagtgttttgtttgggtcAGCAGAGCACAACTTCACCCTAGAGCACCTGAGCTTCACTCTGAAGGCAAACATCCCAGTGGAAGGGATGGAGGTTTTGCCTAAGGAGGGCACTCCAGCAGCGTTGAAACTTTGTCATAAGgtaagacacacacacaaaaaaaatcagagttcTGGCAATGACTGCAATGAATGGCAAGGATATGACATCAGGAGCTCTAGCTTTGAGGCAGCTAAACCAGAATGCActgaagcacacacacaaagaaatccccaaaaccacccaaccaaccaaaaaaaaaaaaaaaaaacaaacaaacaaaaaaacccccccaaaaccaaaaaaaacccaaaacagccTGTGCACTGCAAATGGAAACATTCCTGCACCTTTAAGCCTCTTGTATGTCATCATCAAAGTCAATCAATCTActttgggaaagaaaagcagatgaaTCTCTGCACCAAAAAGggaacaacaaaacacaacgaACCAAAAGAGCAAACACCAACCCATAAAAATATAGCTAGCTTAGCAATGTGACTGGCAAACACATCTGAGATGGGGAGAAGGCTTAGGCAGAGGGATCAGCTCAGCTTGCAAAGCACATTCGGTCACGGCAAcggaaaacaaaccccagccaCAGGCACAGCGGTGGGGAGCCACCTGCTGACACAGCACCGATGCAAGCCTGCTGCCCGACaaccagcaggcaggcaggcagctgcaggggaaggggagggaaggaagcagcCTCGGGGAgcgcagcagagagctggaggaaggATCCCCCCGGCAGCACAGGCATGCAGAGCTCGGCAGGTCACACCTCCCTCGGCTGAGGAAGGGGCCGTGGCGGGCAGGGGTGCTCCTGCCCCGGGGGTCACACTCtccctgctgggcactgggtCTTCACCACACACTTTGGCCTCCAAACCAGAACAGGTGAGCCCCGGAGAGGCCCTTCGCCCGGTCTGAAGGCTGCCTGGGTCCGTGCTCTTTGCCTGGTTGCTtcccaggaggagcagctggtttTGCTTCCACAGCCATCACAGCATGTGGAGATCAGCAGCAGAGCTATGAACAGTTCCAGAGCTTgaagttttgcttttcaaaacagCTAAACCATCTCAGCCGTAACTGAAGTCGAAGAACACTTAACACCTTCAAATGGCTGTAGATCAGGCCCTGATTCAAGTAATTTGAAACTAAAAACGCTGCTTTTACAGTCAGCCACTGCAGATTTTAGAGAATAATAGCTTTTTAACTTGgtttcccccccaccctgctTGTTCTATTAATCATTAAAATCTTGTTCTTTGTAAATACCCCAGGGACTACAATGATTCCTGTGGTATGGGAGTCTTCCTATCATGCAAAATCTGGAGGGCTCTCCTTCCCCACTAGCCTCCAGACCCTTTACTGGGTCTTCTTCTTGAGGATGGAAAAAGGAGGTGACACGACCACCAACCCTGAACACCAagcacacagctcagcagggctgcgTTGACTGAACACTTTCAGCTCTGAATGCTTGGGGTGTAAGCACATCAAAGGATCCCTAGCGGTGTCCATGGTGGAAGGGAATTTTCCTTAGGGAAAATAATCAAACCAaccccctgaaaaaaaaaaacaaaaccaaaccctctGCCTCCCAAGGTTATGCTGTGAGAGCTGAAAGTGTTTTACAGCTATACCTCTCCCAAAGATGACTGTGGGGCAAATATTCACTGCAGGTGGAGATGGTATTGAATGagggatcacagtctcacagtatatcagaggttggcagggacctcaagagatgatccagtccaactcccctgccagagcaggagcacttagggtagtccacacaggaatgcacccaggtggggtttgaaagtctccagagaagaagattccacaatccccctgggcagcctgttccagggctctgtcaccctcactggaaagaagtttctcttcatgttgaggggAAAGCTTCTATGGCTCTGACAACACTGATGCATCACTGAGCTCAAGGTACACTCCTACATATTTCTGGTAAATGTGCTATTTAATCCAGCAGAAGACACTCAGCTGAGGTGGAGGAGGTGTGAGGCATTGATTTCTTTCCACTGACCTTGGCAATGCTGAGTGCCAAATGCCAGCAAGTCGACCTGTCCCATGAATCCTGGGTATGGATCTGACAGCATATGGAGCCTCTGCCACAGTCCTGAGCCTTGTGTATGGCTGGGAGCTAATGGCTGCATAAGAATTCAGCCACGACCCTTGCAATAAGCAGGTCTAGAAACAATCTCTCCCTTAAGCTGCCTGACACCTGAACTCTTTGTCAAAATCACAGTTTTAGCAGGGAGGACTCTCCTGTTTCCCCACTAGCCTCCAGGCTCCTCAACAGTTGAGTCCAAGAAGCTCCTGAGTGCTTCTGTTCACCTGAATTTCTAAGACACATCACTCAAACTATGGGCTGGTCAGATCAGGACAGCAGTATCAAGAGCAGCCTTTACTCATGCCATggcagaagcatagaatcacagaattgtttgggttggaagggacctcaaggctcagccagttccaaccccctgccatgggcagggacacctcacactccagcaggttgctcacagccacatccagactggctgcaaaaacctccagggatgaggct from Indicator indicator isolate 239-I01 chromosome 5, UM_Iind_1.1, whole genome shotgun sequence harbors:
- the MAP2 gene encoding microtubule-associated protein 2 — protein: MADERKDEAKTPHWAAAPLTEASPHPHSPELKEQGGAGAGLGRSANGFPYREEEEPGPGGREQPGTYAGSKENGINGELSAGDRETAEEVSARIVQVVTAEAVAVLKGEQEKEVQHKEQPGPLPLAVEESANLPPSPPPSPASEQTGALEEATKMEFRVQEGSRPLATEPLDTKQPESGKESKTGEQPKYDALVPQPAKTEALDKKDSQSKDKEKMPSPLSEWISETDLLKKGEGGFAEPAAKPPASPELKELSSELPKGKEERTADAPSSANQVTSIKGGQGFALSHPESFPLLSEPKAEAARGELPSSPSPALPQDLPLKDSFKTKQEAPDQLFAKDLTEDEQVHKGRTLALQDLSATVMFDGLKTPSTPKMPAWGEEKDMTKDESDEEERYDFYDKGEARILDDGKFTTKPEAKALTLGQTDFPKDSQAKKSPDGLKAEKEMDQSGLPETLDMKKEVQPSTQLPPAKLSHELILEQTAEHLQSSQLARKAEKGLEAPSLATDKTPTLEAAQEKDVKKDSKEDQTSALAPYRVKEEEDQSGMSKYFETSALKEEAFKAEALKQGSDYYELSDTKESVYEPYRTNRLIPEDKEEEEEELQAELQQQQQGVPAHELGYSTLAQSFGSDKSEEPSSPTERMFTIDPKVYGDKRELHSKNKDDLTLSRSLGLGGRSAIEQRSMSINLPMSCLDSIALGFSFGRAHDLSPLASDILTNTSGSMDEGDDYLPATTPALEKAPCFPIDSREEDEHMEEEKPTAEEKVQPEPSAESPFLAKDYYKNGAALAPDLPEMLDLAGTRSRLASVSADTEVAQKKSVPAEAAAEESSAAPPPPVTDENHVTLKAESQLEDLGYCVFNKYTVPLPSPVQDSENLTSETCPFYEGTDEKLRRGLAPDLSLIEVKLAAAEKSKEFLGAKDLGQPAAVESLLARDFEQEKKEKLQTVLEKSEEHLDPKQVFPFTESVADKVRVADDAMYGRIQASELAIGKDAVSLLMEKEEKALSILPEIAEVEAVIKPDYNAIKHDMEVAARRADQEYQSQLEAKISEVVSLPSGKDKASVKRAEPEPKDTQQKDQTILAREAKDADVLSKTEPSYAKDGTKLSETEIKEKVTKPDLVHQEAVDKEESYESSGEHDQTQEGLNGESLKPEDIKAEPPKPPVPGEELVTQLAAKEPSAELLPKAEPLQEEPAEIQMESIPQPAEGTEKIPDRAVQPTDIQQLLPCEGSAGTATGEGQEEEEVEGGQEEKEEDKQRFVSEVPQERDSGRAAAEEVLAKGSPESVPELKGVIESVVTVEDDFITVVQTTVDEGESASHSVRFAATQPEDVETGDSQAEEELEVEEVADIQAEPKEGSPEAPASPQREEILLTDYKTETCDDYKDETTIDDSIMDTDSLWADTQDDDRSIMTEQLEPVPKEEKAERELRRSSLDKHKKEKPFKTGRGRISTPERKIAKKEPSTLSRDEVRRKKAVYKKAELAKKNEVQAHSPSRKIILKPAIKYTRPTHLACVKRKQTAAGGETNQAPGVFKQAKERLSDGVSKSPEKRSSLPRPSSILPPRRGVSGEREENSLSLTASLPSSVRRTTRSEPIRSRAGKSGTSTPTTPGSTAITPGTPPSYASRTPGTPGTPSYSRTPHTPGTPKSAILVPTEKKVAIIRTPPKSPATPKQLRVINQPLPDLKNVRSKIGSTENIKYQPKGGQVQIVTKKIDLSHVTSKCGSLKNIHHKPGGGRVKIESVKLDFKEKAQAKVGSLENAHHVPGGGNVKIDSQKLNFREHAKARVDHGAEIITQSPGRSSVASPRRLSNVSSSGSINLLESPQLATLAEDVTAALAKQGL